The nucleotide window GCtgctcgcagcagcaacgacgatGCCCCTGATGCGCACTTCTTTCTCTGGTATAGTCGTGCTAAACCTCGTAagccctctgcctcctcctccccccccggTGTGCACagggcacacgcacccaaCCGTATTCTCTAGTTTGCCTTTACCTTTTTTTCCCCTTCACTCagatctctctctcccctctaTCATTAGCCATCCTCGACTTTacgcgtcgctgccgttgtccGCCTTCGTTAGGTTGTCAGatgttgctgctgcctcgaCGGAACTGGCTGCATATGCACGCGCGTGTCtttgtatgtatgtgtgtacttatttgtgcgtgtggtgtgtgtctgtgtgtccATGTggatctcctcctccgcccttcGGCCTTCCGTTGTCACctcttctcgttttctttttttcgcgccactgtgcgtgtgcccttCTCACTTTCGCTCTCTCAGGCTTTCCTGTTTTGTTGTTCGTCGGCCTCCCTTCGACTTTGGGACTCGCCCCTCCAGTGGGTAGTTGTGTGCCCTCGTTAGCTGTGGCGACTCATCAGCGTCGTGCGCATCGCTGCAGATATTCAACGAACGTCAGAGCGGCAAGTGAAACCGCCACCGCAATGAGCCGCAGCGAAGGTAGCAcacgtgtgcttgtgtgcacacctctctcttcgtcttATTCTGTGCCGCTCCCCACCCaaccccttctccctctccccctcctctttcccgtGCTGCACTGCCGATCGGATGGAGCGATCTGCAGAAGGCAGGCACACGAGCGCTCTCGGGccgccacccacgcacccacacatcacgcacagctgcgctgcatcgTCCGTTTCTTTCACAGCCGCAaacccctcctcctcctcctcctttcctcttcgcATCCACCCCTTCTTACGTGgcgcgcatcgcctccgctcgcgcgctctccccccccctcctcctcctcctcagcaaGCATTACTCTGAAACTCCTTCGACTTGCACCAACgtccttttccctttcttcGGGGTTTCCCGCCTTCGTCCCTCCACCCcacagcgcgcgcacacacacgcacacgcacgccttcGTCGTCTTCTGTCGAGCAAGGACAAGACGCGCAGACTGACAGGCACATTGGCACGCAAGGCCTCCGCTAAACGATACCCCAGCAACCAATGCAGCAACAACCAaggccggtggtggcgcagtATGCGTATATCGAGCTTCTCCCGCTCATATACACCGGTCCCGCTCCACCccctgcgccggcgtgcaTGGACCCGACACCGGATGAACAGTACCGCCGGGGCGTTGCTgaaaagaaggaggcgctgaagcagAAGGAGGCGCGACGGCAGATgtcctccagcggcagcggaatGCTTGCCAGCCTCAAGAGCGCTGTCTCGCAGGCAGTCATGACCGTGGAGAAGGGGGCCGCCGACGTGTCGACCCGCACGGAGTCGCAGGTGCGTCAGCTCGAGTACCAATACGACTGCGACCGCTTTAACCTGCACTTCCACGAGCTTgccgagagcggcgaggtgctgctTGCCGActaccgctgcagcgcgatgcACGGCGGCCTTCAAGTCAAAGGCCACATCCAGATCACACGGCATTATCTGTGCTTCTTCGCGGAGACCTCCTCGAGCATCGCCAAGACGACGGACGCCGTCATGGGCGTCTTTGCGGCAGCCCGCCACCCGACCAACCCCAACGATGAGCCGCGGAACAGGCCTGTTGGCGTCAAGCAGGTGATTGCGCTGGCCAGCATCGTTTCTATTCAGCCTTCTGTGGTGCTCGAGAGCATCGGCGGTCAGGCGCCCTTCTTCATGCTGCTTCCCGCACCAACGGTACGCCcgacagcgctgcagctgtaCACGCAGGACAGCAAACTCTACCAGTTCATGAACTTCGAGTCGCTCATCTCCCGCGCCTCTGGGGCGCTCAACGACGTCGTCAAGGGCACCGCACTGGATCAAGCGTACAACTACCTCGACCATGCGTGGCGTGATACGGTGAATTTGCAATCAAAGGATGTCTAGTAGGCGTAAGGTGCCTTGCCGTCGCCCCTTCGCTTCTCATTCGGCACACGTTGCCCTCCGGCTCACCGCCTTGCCTTTCGTTGCCGTGAAGCAGAGCCGACGGGCATGGCAGACCGCGTcaacgctgccgcacagctTTCGTCGGGGGccggaggagaagcggcgccgcgcgggGTGGTCTCAGCAGGGGACCGCCGAATACAggcgaaagggaggggggcgagtCAGTTCAGCTACTTTGGGCGGAGGCAActccttggcggcggcggtggcggcggggggagggactCCACTTGGACATACACAAGTCGGattctccttcctcctccatcaACACCCcggcccccctcctcctcctcctctcccactGCCTTGCTTATCACATGCGCACTCGGGCAGGCGGCATCAAAAGCGATTGGCAGGGCTGAACTCGCCTGTGTTCGCCAAAGTCACCCATCCTCCTATATTATCTATATTTATCTATTctggccccctccccctcctccgcttcaCAACCGTGTTTGCTCTCTTTTCGCACCTTTTCTCGCTGCGGCCCACCACCGCACAGGCTCAGATCGGACACCTCCGTCtgtctgcgtctgtgtgtgtgtgtgtgtgcgtgggatAACCCACGTTGATGGGGCACCTGTGCTCCTCCCGTCTTTTATCACTTGTTCTCTGACCAGATGttcgcgtgtttgtgtgtgtgtgtgtgtgaagagTGAAGAGGGAGTGGAACAGACAGACATGGCTGCATGGATGGATCACGATGGGCCGAGAGGTTTGTGCCGGCGTGTCGTCTTCGCTGGCTGTgccgcctttttttttgctttttcgtTGCCTCGTCGCTTTTCGGATGTGGGCGATTCATGTCGAGTGGGGGCGTGCCTTTGGACCGTGTAGGCTGGCAGCTAACCTTCGCTCGCACAGGCACGCCCACCCTCACCCCACCGTCCCTGCCgcttctcccctccttctccagaCGGCAAGTGCGCGCACCAGCCCGTGCGGCAGAATGCATCTTTTGTATGCTATCCTTCTGATTATCTATCGCGGCATGCATATATTTCTGGGGACATGACGGTGCGACGCGATcgtggggaagggggaagaggaggaggaccgTGTGGCTCTCTTTCTCCAGTGCAAGCGTGATCTCTATTATATCGGGCACTGTTTCTTCTAGTCTGCATTCTCTATGGGAAAGGGGTCCCCAGTGACCCGAtggccccctcccttctctcccgtGATTTCCACGGTGCGTGTCTCCAAAGTAAGTCCCGCCCACCCCGCTCCACCTCACCGGCCTCCGTCATGTCTGCACTTGGTGAGAAAGGCGGCTTCGCACTCTCGCCAACAAACAGACACAGCCAATACACGTGTATTGATACTCTTGTAGGAAAggctcgccctctccctgtCGGTATGAACTCTGTGTAGGGGGGGAAGTGGGCACGGTCGCCCACGCATCCCACATGTCGGATCGATGGAGACGAATATGCGGATTCGCTGAATGGCCTTGCTGtaacgcacacacacacacacacacacacaccggtgAAAGGAGAGAAGTATGCACGTAAGTGTGCATACATAAAGAGGACACGAAAGCAGAGCAGAggctccccccttccctccctcccactcctctcggccatctcctccccgccacgcacacgggTGTACGTCTACCGACAGACTCACCCACATGAGCCGTCGGTGGGGCATGAATAAGCAGGCGAAATACTGGCGCTCAGGAAACCAACGCGTCCTCATTCACGTGGCGGCCTTTGCTCAGTACGGCTCGCCGCCagccccccttcctcctccccttcccccagCCTTCTCTAGCAtcgtgcacctctctcttcttgtgAAAACTTCTCAGCCCCCCCCTCACGTCTGCCCGCGTTTGGCAGAGGTGTGCACACCCCTACACGCGCGCCTACGCACACCTCCGTGTATTCCCTGACCTCCCCCActcctgcacacgcacgccgcttCCATGCGGGCGGCTtgggcggcgacggtgtctCGGCGCCGGTCGCACATTGCGTGCGGAAGCTCCTCATCGCCGCTGTGGgcactgcagccgcggcgtgcCTCTTCCGTACATCGTGGCCGCGTCTCACAAGCGACGTCCGGCGCGTCATCGAATACGTCCTCAAGCCACGCATCGAATCGCCGTGGGCGTCGCCCCAAGAGAGGTCAGCCGAATGCGCGGCACATCGCTCCGGCAGCGGAGACTCGGTTCTCCGCCAGTTCCCATCGCATGGGATGCGGCCACATCGCCGACCGTGTCAAGAGACGCCGTCAGCTCGAAGACGCCATCCACGCCGCGCAGGCGTTCCGTAGCTGGTGTGTCATGCATGCACCATGCACGCAAGCCGCGGTGGGGGCATCCGTGTCGGCAaccgctgcgctgcgacCCGGTGaactctccccctcccatgCACCGGTGCTGCACCGGGTTGGCGGTAGTGTCGCCACGCTTGCAGACATCGGGTATGAAGAAGGCGCCAACAGCCGTACCGCACGGCACCACCTCGGCTTTAGCCCACCGACGGCACCCACCACAAACCCTCCCCTCACGGCGGGTGGGGCGGTACCGCTGACGGAGCGCCGCATGCTGGAGCACTACGCggtcctcctccacaacgtacgcgcagccgccacacGGGTCGCCACGTCGGACTACCACCGCTTTTACGCCGCGGTAGTAGAAGAACTGCTGGCTGCGTCTAAGtctggtggcggcggtggtgccttCTCGGTGCCACGCTCCGTGGTGTGGCAggatgctgctgcatcaACATACCATGGAGAAAGCGGAGAAGACGCTACGGCGCAGGCCGAACGTCGCCTTGCCGCGTGGGCATCGTACTGGTACAAGGATCTGAAGCAGTGGCACTCGCGCCACGGCACGCATACCCCTGGTGCGGGTAACGCTGTTGACGCCCAGCAGATGCTGCTCCACGGCGAGCTCTGGCAGGACGTGCTtgacggtggcgatggtATTATAGGAACACGAGAGGAAGACAAGTCtatggcggtgctgctgctgcagggacAGTGGCGAGCCGCCATCGACAGCCTTCTTGAAGCTGACGCAACACCGCCCCGCTCCGCATCTGCCGCAGCGATGGAGCCGAACGGCAGCTCCACTACAGCCTCCCAACGGCCGTCCGTCGCGGAACTCTTCTCCACGGCgtcggtgcggcgccggcaccgcgtGCCGTGGAGACCCTCATCTCACCGAGGCTCTGCGAactcgtccagcagcacgcttccgccgctgccgcggcggcttgCCCTTGCCCCCGTGACGCCGGCAGAGCTGCGCTTACTTCGACATCCGCCGTCGCCCGGGttgcgcgtgctgccgcacTCGATAGCTTCTAAAGTGCAGCAAGCGGGGTGCCGGGAGCGTCCTGCAGGGGAGGAagtagcggcagcgccatcgctgctgttggaggcggccgcggctgcggaggTGGCAGGCGGCCGTGCCACAGGCATCCCGCCGATGTGTGTGGTCCGCCTGCGGCGTCGTCTAtgggtgctgcagcacctcccgCGCCACCTCCCAGCCTCTCTCGTCCGCTTCCAGGAACCGCGACGGCCAtcgctgcgcgccggcggcggcagtggtcGCGAGGTGCGGAGTGGGGCAATCCCTcacgcgcacctccttcgcagccacgcgctggagaagctgcCGTGGTACACGCTCTGCGTGCTTGGCGAGGTGTTGGAGGCGAGTGGGAACGGCGGCTCAACCGtcgcgacggtgctgcgcaacgcacgcacgcacatgtgcgcTGCGCTCTTCCTCAGCGTGCACGCCGACTACGCGGCCCTGCACGACTACGCACACACCCTCTTTCTCacgctcggcagcagcatggTCGCGCGCGCGGTCGTCGCTCGACAACGACAGCGAGgacgcagcgacggcgacgcggccgtcACCGTGTTCGAGAGTGCCTTTGCGCAGACGGCCATCGCTCTGCttcagccaccgccgccggaggCGTACGCGGCGGCCGGGCTGTCGCCAAGGcccgcctcttcttccgGCAATGCGGCTGACTTTCTCGCGAGATCGTCGTCAGCGCGGACGCCAAGCTCCAGCACGGACATCACCGACGTTCACGTGGTGCCACCTCGTGTGtttcgccgcctctgcgccgccgtgcaggaCTGGCGCAACTACCACCTCTCGCTGTACTGTGAAACGCTAAGCCAAATTGCAGACAGCGACGGTATGGCGCTACGCgagctggcgcgcgtgctggcagcgcagccgcacggCGAGGATGCTCTACAAGAGGAAGTGGCTGTGGTGCTGGCGCCAGAGAGCGCGGCCGCCATCGTCACGgctctcctgctgcagctcctcgatcAGCTGTCACGACCGTCAGCGTCGCCCTCGTCAACGACGGCACGTGCCCCGCTATCCTTTCTGTCCAACGCACctcgcaccgccggcgcacacgccagcgccggaTGCGACCCGCAGGGTGCAtcgccctcccttcccccactGCCGCCGGTCCTTTGTTTCAGTGTGCCGCACGACAAGGCGCACGCGGTGGCCAGCTACTTCAAGGGCATCTTCCATCCGTCTTTCTTCAGGCgcgtggtgacggcggcgccgtgcacaaATGGAGACGAGTGCCAGTTGggtgacgacggcgccgcggccacatctaccatcaccaccacgaTCACGACGGGTGCCCGCACGGCAGACGAAGAGAACGGTAAGgcatcggcgctgccgtcctttGTTTTGCCGCCGGCCGAGTGggagcgcaacgccgccgcgcgccttGTCGGTcgcacgctgcggcgcctcgaCCGCTACCCGACGCGCACAACGGAAGCCTTCTTCGCCCGCTACGTGCGTGGCGACGATGTGCACTCGAAGAGGGAGGttggtgaggaggggggctccgaagcagccgcagcccagTCGTCTTCGACGACGGTTGCGCCTCCGCTCGCCATGAGCCTCTTTGTGGTGAATCTGCAAGCTGCAGTGGATCACTGGCGtgagcgccaccgcagccccaTCCTCGGTGTTCCACCCCCAGCGTCAAGtcacgcacagcagcaggagcaggtgTCCCTACCGGCTCAGCCATCCGTGAGCGCAGCACGAGACGGGCGCACAGCCGACACAAAATCGGCCGCTaccgcagcggccacgcCCGCGGGCGCGGAGGCCTCGTTGACGGAAACTGGCAAGGATGGCTTACCTGGCCCCATCGTTTTGCTTGCGTCCCCACGGATGCTCCCGCACGGACTGCACGCGGTCTACAAGCCTGCCGGCGTGAACTGCACCCTGCACGCGCACTACCCGTCCCTCGTCTACCCGTTTCTCACTCGCGAGCTGCCCtggagggcgagaggggcgGTAGCGGCGGATGGCAGCGACAGGAATCGTGGAGCTGGTGCGTCGTCCTCCCCAGCCCCCTGCGTGCCGGTGCTTCGTCAGCAGGGCCTCGTAAACCGCATTGACGTGGGCACGAGCGGCGTCGTCCTTGTTGctcgcaccgctgccgcgctgcacagCGCGGCCGACGCGATGATACGAGAGCATCACATGCGCAAGACGTATCGTGCGCTCGTACAACGGTGGCCTCCcttctcgtcctcgtcctcgtccagcGCGTCCACAGTGCCGTGCGGCGATGAcagcgcagcaacggcgccgctctTTAGCGTGTCGCCCTTCTTGTCCCCGATGGCGAGCGCCGTTGTGTGCGCACCGGTGTACGCGGCTGGCGCCACGGCGTCCTCGATCCGCCGGCGTTCAGCACTGCCGCTGAGTCATGGTCGCCAACTTCAGCCGCCCGGGCAACCAAGTGCCGATGCGCTCGCAGCCTCTCGCGCCAGCTCGACTCTGTCGTGGTCATCGAGCGTAcacgtctctccctcctccttagAGAACGTGCATCAGCAGTACGCCACCCTGCACGCCGCTCTACAGGACCAGCGGAATGCCATCACGCGCTACCGCGTACTCGAGTACTTCGCGTCTGCCGGAGTCGCCTACGTgcaggtggagctgcgcagcgggcggcggcatcaGATACGGCAGCATTTTGCGCAGCTCGGCTTCCCTCTTGTTGGTGATGCTCGCTACCACGCCGGGGTAGTCGCAGGCCACGCGGGAACGACGTTCGGGATGCAGCGAGCTGCGCTCCACGCCTACACGGTTGACATCCTCGCCACCACAGACAGCGACGGCCTGGcgagcggcgaggaggtgcccGACCGCGTggtggtgcaggcggcgctgccagccGACATGCATCGCGCTCTGCTTGCACTTCGGCAAGCGGAACAAGCCAAGTCgggtcagcagcagcagcagcggcaaccaCAGCAACCTCGTGGCTGACGTGAGCCTCCCACCGCAGGCGAAGGGGAGACACGAAATGGCGTGGCGACGTCTctttccgtctctctctctctcgctcgctccaGCTCATGCTGGCCGCTTGACGCTCATCCTCACATgcaacacgcgcacgcgcataaCCACATGGACGCACTCGCACGTATGCATACACCTAAGCTACTTCCTCTTCCTGCTGTCGCTTGGCCTCTTCGAGGAGTCATCGTCTGCGCGCCGAGAGGCAAGGATGTCCGTGTCTGtgtggaggagagaaggagcacACGTGACGGCAGAACTTGTGCACTCGCGCATCTCCGCAGTGGCGTCATCATGGCCCGCCCGCCTGCTTACTCCATTCCTCGCCTgtccctctctgtcttccgCTCATCGCCACCACTGCATCTTTTCCTATCCTCCCTTGGTCCTtctgccaccgcctccgcatcTGCCACTCGCCGCTCCCCTCGTCCGTGATGGCACCCCGGTGACACGCACCAGCGACAACCACCGCGACTTGTGGCGAAGCAACTcacgtgcagctgccgttAGGGAGGGGGCGTTGGCTGAGGGACGAAGGTGACAAGTCGAGccgaagcgcacgcacgccgacaCCCTGTTTCAGTCGAGTACGCACTACACAGTAGGAATTCAGCCATTGCAAGCATACGCATGGCGCTGCCTTctcccacctcctccgcatccGCGCCGCCCAGCTCGCGCGACAAGGCCAGCTACTGCCTGCAGCAAGCGCAGGCCGCGAAGGCGGCTGGTAACGCCGCGCTGCAAGCCGGCAATCCACGCGGTGCCTCCTTCGAGTACAAAAAGGTGTACCTCTACCTCGCCGAATACCTTCCATCGGATGTGGCTCAGTCAGCTTCCTCTGTTGCTCTGGGATACAGCaatggcggtggcagcaacGCTGACGGCAACAGCGGGCTCGTGCAGAtgctgcagcaacagcaacgtCGCAAGCAACCAAAGAatgtggcggcagcagcggtgacTGGTCACGAATCGTCAGCGTCGCCATCAACGGCGGaggaagcagcgctgctcaagctgcaggaggagatgaCGCAGCTGTACGCCACCACACTCAACAATCTCGCGCTGGCCCATATGAAGCTGGGGCGTTACCAAGAGGGGGTGAAGTGCGCGACTGCCGTGCTGGAGCAACCGGCGCTGCGAGCCGCTCTCGATGCCGGCGCGGAGCAGTGCACCTCCGCTCGCTTCAGCGACACCCCGGCTGGCAAGGcactgctgcgtcgcgccgCCTGCTACGTCAAGCTCTCCGACTGGGCTCTCGCCGAGGCGGATATTCGCACGTTGAGAAGGGCAACACCAGAAGGAGCTCCTGCggccagcggtggcgatgccCTTGAtacggcggtggtgcagttGACGCAAGCGGTGGAGCAAGGTCGTAAGGCAGAGGCCGCGAAGGAGAAGAAAATGATGCGGCTCATGTTCGCGTAGCGAACGaagggtggcggtgcagggcgaggggggagggggcatgAAGACGCCCACCCAGGCAACGGATGCGCCTCAAAGGGGGCGCGGGGGCCCTCCCCGGAAGTCGTTTTCCGTTCCATcacgcgcaccaccaccaagaCCACGTAAACGAAAGCGAGAACCCCCCCCCGCTGACCACTGAAAGCGGCAAGTGCGCATATCAACGCcggaacacacacatacacagctGCATGCATGTGTACAGTGTGGCACATTCAAGTAGCAAGCACGTGGGCGccacacgtgtgtgtgtgtgtgtaggtgcgGGCATGCAGGCAAGCCTTGTGTCTGCGCCTACATTATGCCGTCTGCTCGTTCCGCCACCTACCCACTTCGCcacttcctctctctccctcttcccaacctaccccctcccctctcgctccACGAAACAATGTTGTGCATCTCTTGCACGCCACACTCGAAGCAGTCTTCTTGGCGCCGTTGACGTGGTGGAGCACACGTTTTCTTGTCTGCTGcgtgtgttgttgttgtgccTGCTCCAGTCTGCAGCAGGCCGAGAGGCGGTAGTGGAATCCACCACCCAATCATACACCCACAGTCACCAGGGAAAGCCGGAAGCACATAAGAATAGAGGATGCGGTGCTCTGCGCGGCGTGCCaacgtggcggcgctgtaCGAGTTCGTTGATGGCAACTTCCTCAACAATAAGCGGCCCGCCATCCCGGGTGGGGCGTGGCCGCTGGAAAGCTTGCGCCGCAAGAGTCTTGCCGACCTGCAGCAGATATGGTTGTCCTTGCTGAAGGAGCGCAACATGCTGAGCACCATCAAAGAGCACTACCTGAGGCATCAGGAGGAGCTTGGggcgatgccggcgccgtcgcggctgAAGATGGTGGAAGAGTCGATGGAAAATGTAAAGAAGGTCGTGAAGGAgcgcgacgccgaggcgACGGCCGAGGCCGTGCGCATCTTCAAGGAGCGCCTCGCCAAGGGCATCTACCGCTACCCACCAGggccgccacccccacctgGGGCCCACGATCCGACGAGCACGGTGAAGCTGGTGCTGAGTCGCCgcgtcgacgaggagcggctgcgggaGTTGCTGGGCCGCTTCGATGTGTTCGAGGCGCACAAGGGCATTGTGACGCTCACGATGCAGTTGCCCGAGGACGTTCTAACGCAGAAACGCGACGCGGAGCAGCTGTGGCAGCAGTACATGGCAGAGCGGCGCGATGTGGAGGAGTACTACAAGTggccgggcagcagcacagggAGCGCCGAGTCGGCGAGTGTGTACGACCACACGGTAGTGGAGCTTGCCCCGGGGGTGTACAGTGGGCACCGCGgcacatcagcagcagagtCGAACTGTGTGGACAACAGCAACGCCGGCGATCACGGCGTCATCcaggcagcgcggctgccggtgccgccaccgaagacgcggcccccgcccccgcgcAACCCACTCGAGCACATCAAGTACCAGCAGCGCTCTGTTCTCAGCAAGGCGGTCATTCAGCTCGGATACTTCCCCAACATCACGATAACGGCGCCGCGGTTCACCAAGGCGGATGACGTGCCGCGTCCCGTACACCCGGACGAAATCGAGGGTCCGTGGGAGGTGCGCGTCACCTACGACGCAAAGGACGGACTGGACTACGTGCAGTCTCTCGGCCTGACGTCCatcgacggtgccgccgtgctgtccgtggaggaggcgtttcctgaagcggcgcagccgtACGCCGCCGTGGACCCGGTCTACCAGGAGGCCGTCCGCCGCGAGatggcgcaggaggagacgcTGATGAAGTGGCCGAACGTGCCGAAGTGGAAGTACCAGTACGACCTTTACACCAAGAAGCACCTTGCACAGGTGGTGCAGTACAACTACTCGAACGTGGTCGACTACGTGGACCGCGAGGTGCTCCTGACCGGCCGCTCCGTCTGGGAGTCGCCGATCGACATCGACCCCACGTGCGGCGGCATGAAgtcggtgccggcgcacgcGAAGAAGCCGAAGCGGTACATGACACACGGCTTGGGCGAGGTCGGGGTGACGGACATCTAAAGAAACGTGGCCATGGTGGTGCTGCCAGGGGTGCTTGGCTGTTTCAAGGTGAGGGCGGGGGTGTTCGAGACCGTGCGcaggatgtgtgtgtgtgtgtgtatatgtgttGATCTCGTCAAAGAATAGTCGGTGGGGAGGGTCGGCGTTGTCGCGGTAGTGTATGCATGCGCACTTGTTCAGAATAGCGAGAACGAAGATGGGCATATCGCATAGAGCTGGCGGCGACCCCGTTGCGCACCTTCGCGCGCCGTCCAGTAGGCAACGAAAAGGTGGTGcatgggggtgggggggtTGCCCTGTGCGCCCTCGGTGCCttcaccccaccccacatCGAGCTTCATGGCAATCTcacttctctcttctctcctaCTCAAACATGTATGCGTGGCGTATGACTGGTTGACTGCcacggggggaggggtgtcGTTGATGGAAACACGctcgagcacacacacagagcgcgCGGGAGAGATCAAGAGAGTGTCCATCAAGTCTTTTCCTcgtcatttttttttggtaTCATGAGTGTCCACGCCACTGAAGAGGCCATCAGCCCACCCTCCATCAGCGGCCACGCggggcggcagcacagcaccTCTATCATGTGCGCAGAGGACCGCGccgacaacagcagcggcgctggcagctctgctgcagcctttcgcagcagcagttgcGTGAGTGCCACCGCTAGCGCTGGAGGTGTTGCAGCCGGCGGGCCTCTCACGTCTTGGCGCCGATCCTTCTCACCTTCCAGTGCCGCGAATGCCTTGAGCGGTGGCTGTGCGCCCATCACCACCGTCCACAGTAACAGTGGCGTCGGAAGTGGAGCGTCAACGCAGTCGCGTCTGCGGCCGTCGTCCCTGCAGCACTGCCGAGCGTCTAGTGTGATGTGGGGTGGACTGGTGGGTGCGCGCGgtggcacagcggcagccggcaGCAACACCAACGCGTCCGCGGTCACCAATGTATatacgctgcagctgccgggcgacgacggtggcgttgAGATGGCCGCGGCAAagccgttgctgctgggTGCACTGCGCATGCGCGAAACGTACAAGGGCGTGGACAAGGGTCACTGCGAGGTGGGCAttggcggcaccggcagcggtgcatccAACAGcctcaccagcgccgccacttTGGCTGCCGACGCGAGCCGCGCCACGCATTCAATGCAAGGTGTCCCGCACCCGCCCCAACCCGCATCCCAGTCGCAGCACCTacagacgcagcagcagcagcagcagcagcaagtcccctcaccaccgctCATGACAGGGCCCACCACCCTGCAGCAGGTGGACGGCGTTTTCCACTGGTCGGACGAGAAGACGCCAATCGCCTCGTGGGCGCAGTTCCGCGCCGACGTGCTTGCActggcggcgtgcgtgcaggACCCCTCCTGCGTTGCGGCGAGCAAGTACCGCCTGGAagtgctggaggagaagtACCACCTTCACCGGCTCTACAACGCTGACGTCGAGGAGAACAGCGACCACtaccgccgcggtggc belongs to Leishmania donovani BPK282A1 complete genome, chromosome 4 and includes:
- a CDS encoding RNA pseudouridylate synthase-like protein, with amino-acid sequence MRAAWAATVSRRRSHIACGSSSSPLWALQPRRASSVHRGRVSQATSGASSNTSSSHASNRRGRRPKRGQPNARHIAPAAETRFSASSHRMGCGHIADRVKRRRQLEDAIHAAQAFRSWCVMHAPCTQAAVGASVSATAALRPGELSPSHAPVLHRVGGSVATLADIGYEEGANSRTARHHLGFSPPTAPTTNPPLTAGGAVPLTERRMLEHYAVLLHNVRAAATRVATSDYHRFYAAVVEELLAASKSGGGGGAFSVPRSVVWQDAAASTYHGESGEDATAQAERRLAAWASYWYKDLKQWHSRHGTHTPGAGNAVDAQQMLLHGELWQDVLDGGDGIIGTREEDKSMAVLLLQGQWRAAIDSLLEADATPPRSASAAAMEPNGSSTTASQRPSVAELFSTASVRRRHRVPWRPSSHRGSANSSSSTLPPLPRRLALAPVTPAELRLLRHPPSPGLRVLPHSIASKVQQAGCRERPAGEEVAAAPSLLLEAAAAAEVAGGRATGIPPMCVVRLRRRLWVLQHLPRHLPASLVRFQEPRRPSLRAGGGSGREVRSGAIPHAHLLRSHALEKLPWYTLCVLGEVLEASGNGGSTVATVLRNARTHMCAALFLSVHADYAALHDYAHTLFLTLGSSMVARAVVARQRQRGRSDGDAAVTVFESAFAQTAIALLQPPPPEAYAAAGLSPRPASSSGNAADFLARSSSARTPSSSTDITDVHVVPPRVFRRLCAAVQDWRNYHLSLYCETLSQIADSDGMALRELARVLAAQPHGEDALQEEVAVVLAPESAAAIVTALLLQLLDQLSRPSASPSSTTARAPLSFLSNAPRTAGAHASAGCDPQGASPSLPPLPPVLCFSVPHDKAHAVASYFKGIFHPSFFRRVVTAAPCTNGDECQLGDDGAAATSTITTTITTGARTADEENGKASALPSFVLPPAEWERNAAARLVGRTLRRLDRYPTRTTEAFFARYVRGDDVHSKREVGEEGGSEAAAAQSSSTTVAPPLAMSLFVVNLQAAVDHWRERHRSPILGVPPPASSHAQQQEQVSLPAQPSVSAARDGRTADTKSAATAAATPAGAEASLTETGKDGLPGPIVLLASPRMLPHGLHAVYKPAGVNCTLHAHYPSLVYPFLTRELPWRARGAVAADGSDRNRGAGASSSPAPCVPVLRQQGLVNRIDVGTSGVVLVARTAAALHSAADAMIREHHMRKTYRALVQRWPPFSSSSSSSASTVPCGDDSAATAPLFSVSPFLSPMASAVVCAPVYAAGATASSIRRRSALPLSHGRQLQPPGQPSADALAASRASSTLSWSSSVHVSPSSLENVHQQYATLHAALQDQRNAITRYRVLEYFASAGVAYVQVELRSGRRHQIRQHFAQLGFPLVGDARYHAGVVAGHAGTTFGMQRAALHAYTVDILATTDSDGLASGEEVPDRVVVQAALPADMHRALLALRQAEQAKSGQQQQQRQPQQPRG